The Gopherus flavomarginatus isolate rGopFla2 chromosome 20, rGopFla2.mat.asm, whole genome shotgun sequence region CCCGgtcccgccgccccccccccggcccaggcCCCGCCGCCCCCGCCTTGGCGCCCGGCGCGGCCCCCGGGGCAGGtccgggcggggcgggggctccggggccggggggggcccCGCCCGCGGCGGCGTCGGCGAACGAGCTGGTCCGGGCCCGGGAGGGGCCGGCGCTGCCGCTGCTCATGGCGAGGCCggacgggggggggcggggtgcggGCGAGTCAGAGTGCGCCTGcgccgctccagccccgccccttcccgggCGCGGGGGCCGCCGGGAAACGTAGTCCGGGCCCCGCCCCCTCTTTGCCGCGGGGGCCGCCGGGAAACGTAGTCCGGGCCCCGCCCCCTCTTTGCCGCGGCGGCCGCCGGGAAACGGAGTCCGGGCCCCGCCCCCTCTTTGCCGCGGCGGCCGCCGGGAAATGTAGTTTCCTCAACCGCCACGCGAAGAAACCCGCCCCCGCTCCAGCCCGCGGGTAAAACCACCAGACaatgccccgccccccccgccaggctcggaacccaggcgtccgggctcccctcgcccccccccgGACGGGGAGTTGGGGGAAGGGCCCGTATCCGGTAGCGAAGCCCCCAGGTTgagggggggtccctgggggacccagctcctcccccccccgcatcGCTCCGTGCccctgggtgggggatggggcagagcccggggcagggctgcagccccccccccgaccacccactcccctcagcccttcgctcccccgccccccctgctGCGGTGTtacaaaaagcagcaaaaagcCAGCACGTTTCCAACTCGTTTATTGGTTATTGTGATACATTCATAACCCGagcgccccccgcccccgctgtaCAGGGATTTCAATAAGGCTTCGTCCGTCACCCCCCGCCCCTACGACCTGTGACCCCCCAGACTGGCatctgcccccaccctgcttccAGCTCCCGCTCCACAGCCCCACCCTCAGAGCAggcctcccagccctgcccccccagctcccatcatGTACCAGCTGCACCCCCACCAATCAGCCAGGGCCCCGTCCGCTTCATGAGACGCCCCAGCTTCCCTCCCCGTTGTCACTACAGGGAAGCAGGGGAATAGCTCCTGGGGTCCTTGCAGGTATTGGGAAGTGGGGGAAATGTCAGTTCAGGTCCTACCCCATTGGGGGGGGACATGGGGTGGctactcctcccacccccaccccacacagacagtactTCAACAGGCACTTGAGataccccccagctcccctggggTGGCTGAGGGCTGCGGCTGCACACACCCCACTCATTTTTGGTTATCTAAAGCCATCTCGAGCACCTCAAGCAATCTGCAGGCCCCCAAATGccagactgccccccccccataaaAGAAGGGCCCATACAGCCTCATACAGACCAATCTAagctggagggaaggggagaagctaGGTCCGTAGGCGACAGGGGGCACAAAATGGCATCCACTCTCtcccaggacactgggctagatggacctttggtctgaccccgtcaggccgttcttatgtccccccagcccccaataATATGGGGGTGCTGCAGGAATGGCTTCCATTTCTGATCCAGCCAGACAGGGATTAAAGAGAGTTTATTGTGCTTTAAAGCCCGTTTCCCCCCACACGAGGGGTGAGGGACATTGAGATCCCTCAACACCCCCCCTGAAGAtgaaaacacccccctccccccaacaaggCAGCGACTGGATATAAACGAGGGGATTCAGGGGtgggaaaaggttaaaaaaattctACATAATATAAATTGCCAGGGTCACCCCCTCTTTAAAAACCAGAGACCCTGAAAGGAAAGCTGCCCCCAGATTTAAAATCATCCccccaaaaatatatatatatatgtatattgaaGTAAAAACAGCTGAGCGCCCCCTACCCTATTTCAACGTACAGGATCCCGGAGAGGTGGCAGCCCAGAGGAGGGTTAAAATCTCTGAGTTAAGGCAGAAGacggccccccagcccccccggcgGCGCCGGCACCGGCTCTACGAGTCCTTGTTCTCCAGCGAGAGCTGGGCCGTGGCGTGGGGCAGGTCGGTGCTGACACGCCGCCCACCTCCGGCTGGGGCGCCCCCACCCTCCCGCTCCCCCTTCACCTTCTTGTCATCCGCCTCTTCGGGGCCGCCCCCCCCACCCGCCTCCAGCCGCTGGTCCTCACTCCAGCGCCGCTTAAAACGCAGCTTAAGGGGGATGCACTGGCCGCTCTCCTCGCACTGCCggggggccggggcggggggagccttGAACACCTCCTCGTCTTCCTCGCTGACATCCGTCACCTCCAccgtcacctcctcctcctctgactcCCCCTCTGAGATGGGCTCCACCTTGATGCAGGGCAGCCGGGGCTCCGGGGCGGCCCCTTCGCCGGGGGGCGCCGGTGCCTTGTCCCGGTTCCGCCGGCCCAGCGGGGGAGGTTGCAGCTTGAATTtgaagggggcggggggctccTCGGGCGGGGGCGGCTTCTCggggcgctggggctggggcacgAGGATGTGGGGGTAGTGGAGGAAAGCCCGGGGGCTGAGGTGGTAATTGTAGACGCTCTGGGTGTGCGCCTGCAGGTAGCGCTTCATGTCCTCGGGGTTGAAGGAGAAGTGGGAGCCGCTGGGGTACATGGGGCTCAGGGTGGGCGAGGGGGTGTAGTTCatgtgggtgggggtgaggggcagggcgggcgagagctgggggggcagcagggctccagggccgGCCATGGGGGACACCGGGAAGGGGCTGAGGGGCTCGGGCCCGCGGGGCCGGGGGTAGGCACGGAAGAGGCTGTCGTGGGCCAGCcgggggtgggcaggcagggggggccCACGGAAGCCACCCCCTTCGCCCGGCCCCCCGCCCCGGCGCCCCTCCTCGCCCAGCGGCTCCTCCAGCTCCGAGGTGGCCGAGGTGGCGTCGCTGCAGTCGCTGACCGAGCCGCGGGCGAGGCGCCGGGCCACGGCCGAGAAGACGCCCGGCGAGCGCAGCTCCTCCGCCCCGGGCGAGAGCACATCCGGCGTGGAGGGCGGGAAGCGGAAGTGGGAGCTGCCCGAGGGCACCGGCGGGGCACTCTGGGGCACAGGGCCGCCTGCCACAAAAGGAGAGGGATGAGGGGGacccctgctgcctgcctgcctggccccccagccccaacccacctcccccccccagccccagccccacccgcaAGCCTGCCCAGCCCTCCAATGCCTGCCTGGCCCCCAATTACCAgcccccatcccacccacagTCCAGCCCCATCCCTTCTCACCTCCATAGTCCCCCCAAATTCAACCaaccctctcccaccctccacaCCCACCCTTTGCCCCCCGCCAACTGCcttcatccccccatccatcctcacagcaccccccaCCATGCCCCCAtctggcctcccctcccccactgccccccctatTTTCCACCAAGTCCCCGGGCCTCAAGAGGTGCCCTCTCCCCAACCCTTCCCAGAAggcccccctccccgctgccgcccctcccctgccatgGGCCCCCCTTCCCCGCTGccgcccctcccctgccatgGGCCCCCCTTCCCCGCTGCCGCCCCTCACCTGCCAGGCCCATGTCGATGAAGGGGTAGTTCACCAGCACCAACTTGTTGAAGTTGAACTTGTAGGTGAATCGTTTCCCTTTGGTTTTGTGCAGGATCCGCTTGTTGTAGTAATACCTGGAGTGGGGGTGAGAGAGCCAGGACCATTAGCCCCCCATAGACCCCCCCCAATACCATTCCAGGTTAGAGCTGGAGGCGGGGtgagggcctgggagccaggactcctgggttctatccccagctcagaCACCGACCAATGGTGTGctctttccctgcctcagtttccccaccgcCCCCAAGGTGTCCCTGCTCACCTCAGCGCCCGGCTCAGCTTGTCATAGTTCATCTGGGGCTTGCACTTGCGGACGCCCCACAGCCGCGCCACCTCGTCGGGGTCCTTGATGACGAACTCGCCGTAGTCGCCCTGCCAGGCGATCACGTCGTGGTATTCCTCCTTGCGCAGCAGCTCCAGGATGAAATGCCACAGCTGGATCTGCCGCGAGCCGGGGCTCGACTCGGGCTTGTAGGCCCAGTCGGGGAAGGCAaaccctgcagggggaggggcgggCTGTTAGCCAACACAGGGTGGGGAACCCGCCCTTTAAGGTCTGCTTCACACGGGGGGCCAGAGATGCCCAAACTGGCCCCCCTCAAAACAAGAtgacaggagccaggactcctgggttctctcctggctctgggaggggagcaggctgTGAGGGGCTAATGCCACCCATGCCAAGTGCTGGGGTGTAGGCACAAGGTGCGCGCGTCATCCCCACCCCGGGAGGGAACAGGAAGCTGCTGGCCGCCAGGAGCCTGGGAGACCCGCCAAGCTGCttccaggctggggccacaggCTGGCTGGACCCTCCCGACCTGCAGCTCCCCCATTTCAGGGCTCAcgagaggtccctgcacccccgGGGGCTTGCCCCACATGCACGGGGCAGAATCCAACCCCCTAGCCCTGTgagatgggggcgggggtgtcTGTGCTGCGGGCAAGCGGCTGAGGTCAGCACCTCCCAGAGGAGCTGCCCCtgtccagccccctcctcccactgcctgcCATCCTCTCCCCCCGAACCCCCCAGCCTACACCACCCacgccctcccccccaccaccacccacgccctcctccccccacaccctggcaggaggcagcacctccagcatcAGAGTTTAGCATAAGGCTCAGCCCCCACCCAGGGGTCGGGGGTCtggtctctcccctcacccccccaataGGCCATTTCCCAGCATGCCATGGGCCCacccctgattggctgagccagCAGCATCTCCCACATACCACTGGCCCCCCAAAATAATGAgggggagccccagcccctcaacctgcccagctcccccagtACACGGCGGTAGTGCTGGGCAGCATCCCCCACCTCGTTAACCCTGTCAGGGCCAGGCAGCCCAGCTGGAGGGTGGGAAGCTGACCCCCCAGTGGCAGGAGGGTGTCCTTGTAAAGGGGCCCAGCCCAgcatcccagccctggctgcccccccaccccgggccAGGCCGGGGGGCCGGTTTCCCGTTTCCCAAACCCCAGGCGCTCACAGCCCATCAATAATTCAGAGCCTCTGTAATGGAGGCTGGGCGCCGAGGGGGGGGCAAGGGCAGAGCCGCAGACGGAGCCATTAGGGCGATGATCTCACCCCCCCTCCagtccaacccccccccacagcaggggtggagcacagaagaccccccccacatacacacagctCAGAGATGGAGGCAGCTCCCACCCCACTCCAAACCAGGGTGAGGGCACCAGGAACGGGAGGAATGTGGGGTAAcacccagccttgcaccccaaaGCACTGAGGGGGTCCCTCCAGTCTTCTGCCCCCCCAGGCACACACTAGGTGCCACGGGGCCTCGGCAAATACGTCCAGcccacccccatccaccttcCAGTCTCCAAGCAACAGGCAACAGAGCGCGCCAAGGAGCCGAGCACTAAAAATAACCCGCCAGGAGGCCAagggaaggagcaggctggggagggCCCCTGGCACCCAcagtccccccgcccccgcacgTGCCAGGAACCCAGGTGATCAggacatctcccctcccccacctccctggaGTCCCACCTGGGGTGCAACTGTACAATTGCCTTTTACTTCCCAGCACAGGGTGAGGGTCCCTGTATAACCATCCCCCTATGCCCttccccagaggcggctgcatcccagtgccaggcaggggtccctgtataaccagtCCCCTACGCCCttccccagaggcggctgcatcccAGTGCCAGGCGAGGGTCCCTGTATAACAAGCCCCCTACGCCCTTCCCCAGATGTGGCTGCATCCCAGTGCCAGGCgggggtccctgtataaccagccccctatGCCCTTCCCCAGATGTGGCTGCATCCCAGTGCCAGGCGGGGGTCCCTGTATAACCCACCCACTACGCccttccccagaggtggctgcatcccatTGCCAGGCGAGGGTCCCTGTATAATCAGCCCCCTACGCccttccccagaggtggctgcatcccagtgCCAGGCgggggtccctgtataaccagccccctacGCCCTTCCCCAGATGTGGCTGCATCCCAGTGCcaggcgggcggggggggggggttgctttATAACCAGCCTCTGCCTCTCACCCCATAGGGACCAGTATTGCCCTCAGATCTGGggcaaggagctgctggaaggagACACCCCCCCTACCCCCCCTCCAGAAAGATGAAGTGGGCAAAGtgagcaggaaggaggagggaccATGGGGTAtgaaaccccccaccccaaaatcccCACTGGCCCCAGCCAGATAGCTggaagctcccctcccccatgcctctGACTCAGCCCCACTTACACACAGGGGCCTGTTCTTGCTAATTAGCCCAGGGAGGGGGGGGGCTCTGACATCAGCCGCCCGCGGAGATCCTGTGAATGGGGTCACTGTTCCCCGGCTGGTGCGGCCAGACACGCGGGGTGacccccctctgcagcccccccaACAAAGCCCTCCCCAGGTGCAAGAGCTGGGGGGGTCCCCAACACAAGGATACGTGAGTGGGGCACTGGATGggacacccccacaccccaggcTTCCCCCACCCTACACCCACTGAGACTTTAAGGGATAGAAACCACAGCCCCATATCTATGGGGGTGAATAACCCCCCCTTACTGCTGTAGGGGAGCTGACTGAGGcatgctccccctccccagatgGTGGCACCCCCACTCCAATGGCTGTTGGTGTGGGGGAAGTGATCAAAGGTGGTGATTCCTAGATCCAGGCCCGGgggtggcccccagccccacctctgtaAGAAGGAGCTGGTGCATCCCCCCATCTCAGGACACTCACAGAGCCCCCAGCTGTCCCCCAATCACAGcaaccccctcactgccccccccaacacactcctTGAGAGGTTCCCAGCTCAGTGCTTCCAGGGGTGTCAGGTCTACGCCCCCCTACAAAGGCAGAGCAGCCAGTGACTAAGCGGGTGCCCACTCGCCCATCCCTGTGGGTGCCCACCTCTCgcctgcccacccacccccatcccccgccAGCTCTCCGCCAgggagaagggggcgggggggacgaCACAAAACCACCGTCTGCTGGCAGGCGCAGCCCCCGGGTCTGGCACGAGCCGCCGGCAGCCTGGTGCCAATGGGTGGGAAGGccagacgcgggggggggggcactgccacCCGCCCCCCCCAGGCCTTGCCAGCTGCAAACTCCTGGAAGCAGGGTTCCCCCCCCAGTTATGTAAGCTAGCTGCCCCATAACATCTGCTCAACTGAGCTGGGGGGAGATGTTGGAGCTGGGGCAATTCCAGAGAGTTGGGGGGCTGGAATTTGCCGGGGTTCAGCCCAGAGGCAGCCTGGGCCACCCCCCCCCGCCTGGTCCCTGCCCACACACAATGCACAGACTGTTCCCTGCCCGCCTTCCAAGTCTCAGCTCCCAGCCAAGCCCCCCCACATTTTCCACTGCTCCCTAAGTGCGGGCACGTCTGGGGCGATtcacctccttccccacctcggggtgggggcaggacccccacGGCCGGGACCCCGGACCTGGCGGAGCGCCAATGAGGTTTTGGCTAGGGGGAGTAGGTGGGATCTCGAGTTGGGGGCCTCAAGTTTTTGTTGGGGGGGAATGGCGTCACTGTCTCTTTAAGCGCACCCCCTCCAAACCGCACCACCTCTGTGACTAATCCCTGGAGCCAGCAGCTACCAGAGCCGGGATCGaattccagccccccccccccccccgaatattACATCACTCCCATTCCAGCAGCCTCAAGCCGCAGCCTCCGgccggggggtgcgggggggcaaCCACATCACAGCTGGGTGTCTGCGCGCTGGAGGGGCTggcccaccccccgcccccccagagagcCTTCAAAACTGGGGGGCTCAAATTGCAGGGTTAGTACAAAAGCGGGGGGTCGGCCAGCAGAGACCGGtgtcgtgggggggggggataaaATCCGAGAGCTCtgatttcgggggggggggggggtggctcgGTCGGTCGGTCCGGAACTTTCCCAGAGTCGAAGACAGGAAAAGTTCTGCAGCCGCCGCCGCCACCTCActtatggggcgggggggggggagacaagtTTGAACAGAAGCGAGAAGCACTTCAAAAAAACACCCAGATTCCTGGAGACaatggggctggggtgggtggcgCCAGGGCGGAGGGGGAGCCCAGCACAAAACcagcaagggggaggggaagggggggcaggtCTCTGCGGAGggagttcccccccaccccgcacagCCAAGCGGACGGGGCATTTTCAAGCAATGAAGCCGCTcaatcctcccccccacccaggccAAAGTCCAGCCGCAGAGTGGACAGTgaacccccccgccccacggaAAGCGGGTTGTAAAGTGGCTTCTCCCCCCCCCTCACAAATCCAGCTCAGCCATAGCACAATCGAGCCCCCCCAGAGTAAAGTCCGGGGTTAAGGCTACACATTCCCTCCCGCCACCCGGTCTCGATTTAAGGTGGTATCAGCCTGTTTGTAGTTGGGGAGGGGATCTAGGTCAACGATAGCTACGACTCCCCCCTTTTCGGTGTGCTGGGGGGGTAAACCTGCCGattaaccccccacacacacaccgccGCCAAGGAAGACAAGATTGGCGCTAGGTTTAAGGTGGTATCGTCCTCTTAAACgttaaaaaggggggggggagaaagagagaattcCAACCAGCTCGGTCTCCCTGGAGGGAACACACCCTGCCGCCCCCCCAACACAAACATTAAGGGGGGGCAgatttccccccctcctgcccggCGCCACCTTAACGCCGCGTTGTTTGTCGGAAACAAAAAGTTCCTTTTCGAACGTTGAGTTTCCAGTTCGGAACTTTGCAACTTTTCTCTGCCCGGGCCCcgcgagggggggggggggcaggggcagagacaCCCCCCCAGACTGACAGCGAGGGGGTGTTGCTAGCCCGGGAGTATCCGGGGGTGCAGCCCCCCGGCAAAATAAAgcgccccctcccctcacaagccccccactccaccctcccCCATATGCCGAGAGGCGGAGTCACCCCGGAGCCCCCCAAGCGCGGGGCCCCCCACGCCGcggccctggcagcagctggggccgggAAATGCAACAGGTCCCGCTGCGCCAAACTCCGCCGCCGCCTGTCCCGGCCCCCCCACAAgccgcggggagggggaggaagccccCCAGCCCGGACCCCCGAACtttccaacccccccgctccatCCGCCTCCATCACAAGCGCCAAGAGCGAGCCCTGCGAGACCCCCCGAGGCCtcaccccctcagctccccatccccaccgCCGCCACTTGTGTCCCCCTCCTCAGTACTTctacctcccccgcccccattttcctcccccactgctccctgccccccacttcctcctctccctgccccccaggcgcCCCCACACCACGCGCCCATGGTGCCTCCTCCAAGCCCCGCTCCTAGCCCCCCCGAAACCTTGGGGGGACACCCCACCTCCAAATTCCTCCAGACCCACCAGCGGGaaccccagccccccaaaacccTGGGGGAAAGCCccggcccccactccagcccccacGTGGTCCCAGTCCCCACCTGCGTCCGCAGGGGTCTTCATGGCTCCTGCGCTGCAGCCGCCGCCGGGTCGGTCTCGGTCGCttccccccccggctccccccctccgccccttcCCGGCC contains the following coding sequences:
- the ERF gene encoding ETS domain-containing transcription factor ERF, with product MKTPADAGFAFPDWAYKPESSPGSRQIQLWHFILELLRKEEYHDVIAWQGDYGEFVIKDPDEVARLWGVRKCKPQMNYDKLSRALRYYYNKRILHKTKGKRFTYKFNFNKLVLVNYPFIDMGLAGGPVPQSAPPVPSGSSHFRFPPSTPDVLSPGAEELRSPGVFSAVARRLARGSVSDCSDATSATSELEEPLGEEGRRGGGPGEGGGFRGPPLPAHPRLAHDSLFRAYPRPRGPEPLSPFPVSPMAGPGALLPPQLSPALPLTPTHMNYTPSPTLSPMYPSGSHFSFNPEDMKRYLQAHTQSVYNYHLSPRAFLHYPHILVPQPQRPEKPPPPEEPPAPFKFKLQPPPLGRRNRDKAPAPPGEGAAPEPRLPCIKVEPISEGESEEEEVTVEVTDVSEEDEEVFKAPPAPAPRQCEESGQCIPLKLRFKRRWSEDQRLEAGGGGGPEEADDKKVKGEREGGGAPAGGGRRVSTDLPHATAQLSLENKDS